One genomic region from Haloprofundus salinisoli encodes:
- a CDS encoding GNAT family N-acetyltransferase: MPDLIPLFRRSPALDAAVSLYWELYSDSERGWESRAEAATQFERHAEYPGYRGFAAVEDHEVLGFVYGYTSEPGQFYHDQLATALGPERTERWLRNCFEFVELAVAGDARQRGLGTNLHDTVLGGLSHETSVLTTGVDNEPAQRLYEREGWETVHDSFELNDDNPMIVMARDLQTDDASSPTETAEVTEVSDATGGHRRSGGD, from the coding sequence ATGCCAGACCTCATCCCGCTCTTCCGTCGAAGCCCAGCCCTCGATGCCGCCGTCTCGCTGTACTGGGAGCTGTACAGCGACTCGGAGCGCGGGTGGGAGAGTCGCGCCGAGGCGGCGACGCAGTTCGAGCGCCACGCGGAGTACCCGGGGTACCGGGGCTTTGCAGCCGTCGAAGACCACGAGGTACTCGGCTTCGTCTACGGCTACACCTCCGAACCCGGCCAGTTCTATCACGACCAGCTCGCTACCGCGCTCGGCCCGGAGCGAACCGAGCGGTGGCTCCGAAACTGCTTCGAGTTCGTCGAACTGGCCGTCGCCGGCGACGCCCGCCAGCGCGGACTGGGGACGAACCTCCACGACACCGTCCTCGGCGGGCTCTCGCACGAAACGAGCGTTCTCACGACCGGCGTCGACAACGAACCCGCCCAGCGACTGTACGAGCGGGAGGGGTGGGAGACGGTTCACGACTCCTTCGAGTTGAACGACGACAACCCGATGATCGTGATGGCGCGGGACCTCCAGACTGACGACGCGTCGTCACCGACCGAGACAGCCGAGGTGACGGAAGTCTCGGACGCGACAGGCGGCCACAGACGGTCCGGCGGCGACTGA
- a CDS encoding succinylglutamate desuccinylase/aspartoacylase family protein, with protein sequence MHTAERITLTRLPSGVPVETTVHTYEGDEDGPTLYVQAAQHGREINGTEVLRRFHERLDHDELRGTVVAVPVADPLTFDHVSYTTPEVLDSVNPNLNRVWPGDADGSLHQRIAARLWEYAGDADAIVDLHTGSPDMLTHTVYLKGDAECRALAEAFGADLLLAEAAGDDADTEWSERNFGGKFRVAATREGIPSITPELAHNKQLVEPAIETGVEGMFGVLEHMGMLDSGDGDGKKWDGTVARNHLGRVKAADSGLFLVDDGVELGQSISSGDHLGRVFDPTTYEVLQEVEADRDGILYSVALESTVTAGQTLVGVALLDVE encoded by the coding sequence ATGCACACCGCAGAGCGAATCACGCTCACGCGACTCCCCTCCGGCGTCCCCGTCGAGACGACGGTTCACACGTACGAGGGCGACGAGGACGGTCCGACGCTGTACGTCCAAGCCGCACAGCACGGCCGCGAAATCAACGGCACCGAAGTGCTGCGGCGCTTCCACGAACGCCTCGACCACGACGAACTCCGCGGCACCGTGGTCGCCGTCCCCGTCGCCGACCCGCTCACGTTCGACCACGTCTCCTACACCACCCCCGAGGTTCTCGACTCCGTGAACCCGAACCTGAACCGCGTCTGGCCCGGCGACGCCGACGGGTCGCTGCACCAGCGCATCGCCGCCCGCCTCTGGGAGTACGCCGGCGACGCAGACGCCATCGTCGACCTGCATACCGGCAGTCCGGACATGCTCACGCACACCGTCTACCTGAAGGGCGACGCGGAGTGCCGGGCGCTCGCCGAGGCGTTCGGCGCGGATCTGCTTCTCGCGGAGGCCGCCGGCGACGACGCCGACACCGAGTGGTCGGAACGCAACTTCGGCGGGAAGTTCCGCGTCGCCGCCACGCGCGAGGGGATTCCGTCTATCACGCCGGAACTCGCGCACAACAAGCAACTGGTCGAACCGGCCATCGAGACGGGCGTCGAGGGCATGTTCGGCGTGCTCGAACATATGGGGATGCTCGACTCCGGCGACGGCGACGGAAAAAAGTGGGACGGCACCGTCGCGCGCAACCACCTCGGCCGCGTGAAAGCCGCCGACTCGGGGCTGTTCCTCGTCGACGACGGCGTCGAACTCGGCCAGTCGATCTCCTCGGGCGACCATCTCGGCCGCGTTTTCGACCCGACGACGTACGAAGTTCTACAAGAGGTCGAAGCCGACCGCGACGGTATCCTTTACTCGGTCGCGCTGGAGTCGACGGTGACGGCCGGACAGACGCTCGTCGGCGTGGCGCTGCTGGACGTAGAGTAG
- a CDS encoding amidohydrolase, protein MSIRDLSLTEIRRDLHTHPEAGWKEFRTTALVAEELAGRGFDLRLGPEAVNVDGRLGLPTDDELAAAETRARELGAPEAYLDRLDGVSGLVATKEYGDGSGPTVGVRVDMDALERQEATDDDHRPAREGFGSKHPGEMHACGHDGHTAIGVGIARELDAEGGFDGTLKLFFQPAEEGGRGGKPMSEADHFSDVDHMLALHLGLGEETGTVVAGYDNPLSNAKLDVAFLGEPAHAGGAPNEGRNAMQALATAVQNLYAIPRHADGATRINVGQVHSPNAQNVISEEARLRVEVRGETAELNEYMLDKARRVVEHAAAMHDCEFETSLYGKTTTFENDAEMVEAVMEAAESVTAVDEIKERKPFGGSEDASYLIREVQRNGGTASYVGIGASNPAGHHTAYFDIEEESLDIGVDVTCETIRGL, encoded by the coding sequence ATGAGCATCCGTGATCTGTCGCTCACCGAGATTCGACGCGACCTGCACACCCACCCCGAAGCCGGGTGGAAGGAGTTCCGGACGACTGCGCTCGTCGCCGAGGAACTCGCCGGTCGCGGCTTCGACCTCCGACTCGGTCCCGAGGCGGTGAACGTCGACGGCCGACTGGGTCTCCCCACCGACGACGAACTCGCCGCGGCCGAGACGCGCGCCCGCGAACTTGGCGCGCCGGAAGCGTACCTCGACCGACTCGACGGCGTGAGCGGTCTCGTCGCCACCAAGGAGTACGGCGACGGGTCGGGACCGACCGTCGGCGTCCGCGTCGACATGGACGCGCTCGAACGACAGGAGGCGACCGACGACGACCACCGGCCCGCCCGCGAGGGGTTCGGCTCGAAACACCCCGGCGAGATGCACGCCTGCGGCCACGACGGCCACACCGCCATCGGCGTCGGCATCGCCCGCGAGTTGGACGCCGAGGGTGGGTTCGACGGCACGCTCAAACTGTTCTTCCAACCCGCCGAGGAGGGCGGCCGCGGCGGCAAGCCGATGAGCGAGGCCGACCACTTTTCGGACGTCGACCACATGCTCGCGCTCCACCTCGGACTCGGTGAAGAGACGGGAACCGTCGTCGCCGGCTACGACAACCCGCTGTCGAACGCGAAACTCGACGTGGCGTTCCTCGGCGAACCCGCCCACGCCGGCGGCGCGCCGAACGAGGGACGGAACGCCATGCAGGCGCTGGCGACCGCGGTGCAGAACCTCTACGCCATCCCGCGCCACGCCGACGGCGCGACCCGAATCAACGTCGGACAGGTCCACTCGCCGAACGCCCAGAACGTCATTAGCGAGGAGGCGCGCCTCCGCGTCGAGGTGCGCGGCGAGACCGCCGAACTGAACGAGTACATGCTCGACAAGGCGCGGCGCGTCGTCGAACACGCCGCCGCGATGCACGACTGCGAGTTCGAGACGAGTCTCTACGGGAAGACGACGACATTCGAGAACGACGCGGAGATGGTCGAAGCGGTGATGGAAGCAGCAGAGAGCGTCACGGCGGTCGACGAAATCAAGGAACGAAAACCGTTCGGCGGCAGCGAGGACGCCTCGTATCTCATCCGCGAGGTGCAGCGAAACGGCGGGACGGCGTCGTACGTCGGCATCGGCGCGTCGAACCCGGCGGGTCACCACACCGCGTACTTCGACATCGAGGAGGAATCGTTAGACATCGGCGTTGACGTGACCTGCGAGACGATTCGCGGGCTCTGA
- a CDS encoding anthranilate phosphoribosyltransferase, whose protein sequence is MANATQEFGEWPLKRLMTEVCGSGHKSADDLTSDQAREAMQRIFAGEPDPTTLGAFWLANRWKRNNPEELAAYTDEMCARVEYAEPDADPVDCGANYDGKGRTAVLGVAAGVVAAAAGTPVVTHSGDRVPTQKQDAYKHVLDELGVRTELQPQESADMVDETGFGFYYQPAFNPAVHDLFDRRDQMGVRTFVNTIETLANPANADVHLGSFYHLAFAKKVTDTFEASDHHDLRRVIMFQGMEGYDDIRPGYTKVAEWTDGEFDDYEIETPNYGMDFDAEDLEVDDVAADSARITKEVVAGDRDDEFADAVAVNAAFRIFAREDADDLETGLEMARDAIADGSAEAVLDDLRAF, encoded by the coding sequence ATGGCGAACGCAACACAGGAGTTCGGCGAATGGCCGTTGAAACGGCTGATGACGGAGGTCTGTGGCTCCGGCCACAAGTCGGCCGACGACCTCACCTCCGACCAAGCCCGGGAGGCGATGCAGCGCATCTTCGCGGGCGAACCCGACCCGACGACGCTCGGGGCGTTCTGGCTCGCAAACCGGTGGAAGCGCAACAACCCCGAGGAACTCGCCGCCTACACCGACGAGATGTGCGCCCGCGTCGAGTACGCCGAACCCGACGCCGACCCCGTCGACTGCGGCGCGAACTACGACGGCAAGGGGAGAACGGCAGTTCTCGGCGTCGCCGCCGGCGTCGTCGCCGCGGCCGCGGGCACGCCCGTCGTCACCCACTCGGGCGACCGCGTCCCGACGCAGAAGCAGGACGCCTACAAGCACGTCCTCGACGAACTCGGCGTCCGGACCGAACTCCAACCCCAGGAGTCCGCGGACATGGTCGACGAGACCGGCTTCGGCTTCTACTACCAACCCGCGTTCAACCCGGCGGTCCACGACCTGTTCGACCGCCGCGACCAGATGGGCGTCCGGACGTTCGTCAACACCATCGAGACGCTGGCGAACCCCGCCAACGCCGACGTCCACCTCGGCTCGTTCTACCACCTCGCGTTCGCGAAGAAGGTGACCGACACGTTCGAGGCGAGCGACCACCACGACCTCCGCCGAGTCATCATGTTCCAGGGGATGGAGGGCTACGACGACATCCGCCCCGGCTACACGAAGGTCGCCGAGTGGACCGACGGCGAGTTCGACGACTACGAGATCGAGACGCCGAACTACGGGATGGACTTCGACGCCGAGGACCTCGAAGTCGACGATGTGGCCGCCGACTCCGCGCGCATCACCAAGGAAGTCGTCGCCGGCGACCGAGACGACGAGTTCGCCGACGCCGTCGCGGTGAACGCGGCGTTCCGCATCTTCGCCCGTGAGGACGCAGACGACCTCGAAACCGGACTGGAGATGGCCCGCGACGCCATCGCCGACGGCAGCGCCGAAGCGGTGCTCGACGACCTGCGGGCGTTCTGA
- a CDS encoding DUF5802 family protein, with protein MFERFSSGYYLGELYIEPIDCDRPVIHRADHERMNEQLYLTGEGVERLDAPLVMKLDTAHFPVLGDDDVPTGTLALPESMATDDLPDSREVLLATADRASELLRYAGYEAPTGT; from the coding sequence ATGTTCGAACGATTCTCCAGCGGCTACTACCTCGGTGAACTGTACATCGAACCGATCGACTGCGACCGTCCCGTGATTCACCGAGCAGACCACGAGCGGATGAACGAGCAACTGTACCTCACCGGTGAGGGCGTCGAACGACTCGACGCACCGCTCGTAATGAAACTCGACACAGCTCACTTCCCCGTTCTCGGCGACGACGACGTGCCGACGGGGACGCTCGCGCTCCCCGAGTCGATGGCGACCGACGACCTCCCGGACTCCCGCGAAGTGTTGCTCGCGACGGCCGACCGCGCGTCCGAACTGCTCCGCTACGCCGGCTACGAGGCCCCGACCGGGACCTGA
- a CDS encoding Vms1/Ankzf1 family peptidyl-tRNA hydrolase, with amino-acid sequence MLDELLGRAELKRRIEELEEENHHLERRAAAEEERRADAVTARQEAEERVNRLEDRIAELDDRVDRLQDDGDEDVDFRGTETLRGARLDEILDRLGSFETGPEGALTAMVDGDSLPEAVEDAFGERAALVRRAAPCLIYTDDADLVSAALSPPRPPEAFCEWGESLRVDESWFRPTGRFAFAVARADLFALGEYDGRQRLEERGFESDVKEKHSKGGFSQARFERIRDGQIAEHVEKCREAIEDSDAETTILVGDREVVRELRDAVDATATSDAGGSPEEALEEGFRDFWTTRLSLV; translated from the coding sequence ATGCTCGACGAGCTGCTCGGCCGCGCCGAGTTGAAGCGGCGTATCGAGGAACTGGAGGAGGAAAACCACCACCTCGAACGCCGCGCCGCCGCCGAGGAGGAACGCAGAGCCGACGCCGTCACCGCCCGACAGGAGGCCGAAGAGCGCGTCAACCGCCTCGAAGACCGCATCGCCGAACTCGACGACCGGGTCGACAGACTGCAGGACGACGGGGACGAAGACGTCGACTTCCGCGGGACCGAGACGCTCCGCGGCGCTCGCCTCGACGAGATACTCGACCGCCTCGGTTCGTTCGAAACCGGACCGGAGGGCGCGCTCACCGCGATGGTCGACGGCGATTCGCTGCCCGAGGCCGTCGAAGACGCCTTCGGCGAGCGCGCGGCGCTGGTCCGCCGCGCCGCGCCGTGTCTGATTTACACGGACGATGCCGACCTCGTGAGCGCGGCGCTGTCGCCGCCGCGTCCCCCCGAAGCGTTCTGCGAGTGGGGCGAGTCGTTACGGGTCGACGAGTCGTGGTTCCGGCCGACGGGTCGCTTCGCGTTCGCCGTCGCCCGCGCGGATCTCTTCGCGCTCGGCGAGTACGACGGCCGCCAGCGACTCGAAGAACGCGGGTTCGAGAGCGACGTGAAGGAGAAACACTCGAAGGGCGGGTTCTCGCAGGCGCGGTTCGAGCGCATCCGCGACGGCCAGATCGCGGAGCACGTCGAGAAGTGCCGCGAGGCAATCGAGGACAGCGACGCCGAGACGACGATTCTCGTCGGCGACCGCGAAGTCGTCCGCGAGCTACGCGACGCGGTGGACGCGACGGCGACGAGCGACGCGGGCGGGTCGCCCGAGGAGGCGCTGGAGGAGGGTTTCCGCGACTTCTGGACGACGCGGCTCTCGCTCGTCTGA
- a CDS encoding peptidylprolyl isomerase has translation MADQENPDNPTAVLKTNHGDITVELFEERVPRTVDNFVGLATGQKEWTDPETGETKDGEPLYQDVLFHRIIEGFMIQGGDPTGTGRGGPGYQFDDEFHDELGHDGPGVLSMANSGPNTNGSQFFITLDAQPHLDGRHSVFGKVIDGMDVVREIGSTPTDRNDKPTEDVVLESVAIYR, from the coding sequence ATGGCCGACCAGGAGAACCCTGACAATCCGACAGCGGTACTCAAAACCAACCACGGCGACATCACCGTCGAACTCTTCGAAGAGCGCGTCCCGCGCACCGTCGACAACTTCGTCGGACTGGCGACGGGCCAGAAGGAGTGGACCGACCCCGAAACGGGCGAGACGAAAGACGGAGAACCGCTCTATCAGGACGTGCTGTTTCACCGAATCATCGAGGGCTTCATGATTCAGGGCGGCGATCCGACTGGAACCGGCCGCGGCGGCCCCGGCTACCAGTTCGACGACGAGTTCCACGACGAGCTCGGCCACGACGGCCCCGGCGTGCTCTCGATGGCGAACTCCGGGCCGAACACGAACGGGTCGCAGTTCTTCATCACGCTCGACGCCCAACCGCACCTCGACGGCCGCCACTCGGTGTTCGGCAAGGTCATCGACGGGATGGACGTCGTCCGCGAGATCGGGTCCACCCCGACGGACCGCAACGACAAGCCGACCGAAGACGTCGTCCTTGAATCGGTCGCCATCTACCGGTAA
- a CDS encoding DUF1611 domain-containing protein, whose protein sequence is MTATGTESRRLVILAHEKFPDRAKTATGVMRYGNDEIVAVLDRDRAGTRVRDHRADLPDAPIVASFEDVPDAESVDALLVGIAPIGGGFDETWRPDVRTAIESGCDVVAGLHYFLEDDEEFAALAADHGVDLVDVRKPDPDLTVAQGVADQVSADVVLTVGTDCSVGKMTATLELVEAAREAEIDAAFVPTGQTGIMISGWGNPIDRVVSDFTAGAVEEMILEIGDDHEMLFVEGQGSIVHPAYSAVTCGILHGSMADKLVLCHEAGREEIHGYESFSLPPLSEYVDLYESLGSAVHETEVVAGALNASALSDAEAENAVDAYADELGVPASDPVRFGCDEILEALR, encoded by the coding sequence ATGACTGCTACCGGGACCGAGAGTCGTCGTCTCGTCATCCTCGCCCACGAGAAGTTCCCCGACCGCGCGAAGACCGCGACAGGGGTGATGCGCTACGGAAACGACGAAATCGTCGCTGTCCTCGACCGAGACCGCGCCGGAACGCGAGTCCGCGACCATCGCGCGGACCTTCCCGACGCTCCTATCGTCGCCTCGTTCGAGGACGTGCCGGACGCCGAGTCGGTCGACGCGCTGCTCGTCGGTATCGCGCCCATCGGCGGCGGGTTCGACGAGACGTGGCGACCCGACGTCCGTACCGCCATCGAATCCGGCTGCGACGTCGTCGCGGGACTGCACTACTTCCTCGAAGATGACGAGGAGTTCGCCGCGCTCGCGGCCGACCACGGCGTCGACCTCGTCGACGTGCGCAAGCCCGACCCCGACCTCACCGTCGCGCAGGGCGTCGCCGACCAGGTGTCGGCCGACGTGGTGCTCACCGTCGGCACCGACTGCTCCGTCGGGAAGATGACGGCGACGCTCGAACTCGTCGAGGCCGCCCGCGAGGCGGAGATCGACGCGGCGTTCGTCCCCACCGGCCAGACCGGAATCATGATCTCGGGGTGGGGCAACCCCATCGACCGCGTGGTGAGCGACTTCACCGCCGGGGCCGTCGAGGAGATGATTCTCGAAATCGGCGACGACCACGAGATGCTGTTCGTCGAAGGCCAGGGCAGCATCGTCCACCCCGCCTACTCGGCGGTCACCTGCGGCATCCTCCACGGCTCGATGGCCGACAAACTCGTGCTCTGTCACGAGGCGGGCCGAGAGGAAATCCACGGCTACGAGTCGTTCTCGCTCCCGCCGCTGTCGGAATACGTCGACCTCTACGAGTCGCTCGGGTCGGCGGTCCACGAAACCGAGGTCGTCGCCGGCGCGCTCAACGCCTCGGCGCTGTCGGACGCCGAAGCCGAGAACGCCGTCGACGCGTACGCGGACGAACTCGGCGTCCCCGCCAGCGACCCCGTCCGATTCGGATGCGACGAGATTCTGGAGGCGCTTCGGTGA